A window of Staphylococcus lloydii genomic DNA:
GATAGTATCGATAGAAAACTACCAAACCTATCAGAACATGAGCGCAAAATCGTTTCTAAACATACAAAAAGTATTATTAATCAAATGTTAAAAGACCCTATAAAGCAGGCTAAAGAGTTAAGTAATGATAAGAAAAGTAATGAAAAATTAGAGCTATTTCAAAATATATTTGATATTGAGGCTGAAAATCCATATCCAGAAAAAAGTAAAAATACTAAAACTGAGGATAGATTAAGTCGAATTCTAAGTTTTGAATAAGCCCTTTAAATGGTGATGCTATGCAAGATAGTTTATTTATAAGATTTCATGAAATTATTTTATTCATTTATTTTGTCAGTATTTCTTGTTATTTTTATGATTTTTTCAGGAAGAATTTTAAGATAAGACGATTAGGGTTTATTTCTTTAGGGATTGTTTGGGTATTACAAACAATCTCTTTGTCTTTATTTATCAATCAAACGCGATCAGTACCGTTAAGTAATATTTTTGATGTTTTATTTATCATTACATGGTTAATTATTTCAATATCAATAGTCATTAATGTCATTAGACCTATCGACTTTTCCATATTTTTATTTAATCTGGTTGGTTTTGTATTAATTGCATTAAATACTTTCCAACCAATGAATTATTTGGCAAAAGGCGAGAAAATGACTGTTATTAACGAACTATTAATAGTGCATATAAGTTTTGCTACAGTCAGTTATGCACTTTTCACTTTAGCTTTCGTTAATTGTATTCTATATTTAATTCAGTATAATAATTTGAAACAAAAACGGTTTACTCAAAAATATTTCCGGTTAGGCAGCGTTGCTACTTTAGAGCAAATTGTATTTTACAGCTCATTAGTAGGTTTTATTTTATTAATTTTAAGTCTTATTTTGGGCGCACAATGGGGTCTAAATACAATTGGTTTTACTACCTTAATTGATAAGAAAGTGATTTTTTCGTTTATTATCGCTATTTTATATGCGCTATATATTTTATTTAGAGTAAAACAACTTCAATCAAAACATAAGCTAATATATTTTAATATTGTCTTATTTTGTTTATGCATAATTAATTTATTATTCGGTCCAAGTATTTCAAGTTTTCACTAATAAATTCATTGGAAATACATGTTGATATAGAAAAGGTGGAACAGATAAAATGCGAAAATTAGTCGTCGGTTCACGTAGAAGTAAACTAGCTTTAACGCAAAGTCAACAATTTATAGATAAACTTAAAGCAGTTAATCCTGACTTAGAAATTGAAATAAAAGAGATAGTCACTAAAGGAGATAAAATTGTTGATAGACAATTATCTAAAGTTGGCGGTAAAGGATTGTTTGTTAAAGAAATTCAGCAAGAACTATTTGATCACGAAATTGACATGGCGATTCATTCTTTAAAAGACGTTCCTAGTGTAATTCCAGAGGGTTTAACGTTAGGTTGTATTCCTGATAGAGAAATACCATTTGATGCTTACATTGCAAAAAACCACGTAACCTTAGAAGATTTACCTGATGGTAGTATCGTTGGTACGAGTTCACTTAGACGTGGTGCGCAAATTTTAGCAAAATATCCTAATTTAGAAATTAAATGGATAAGAGGTAACATAGATACGAGGTTAAATAAGTTATACAATGAAGATTATGACGCTATAATTTTAGCTGCTGCTGGATTAAAACGTATGGGTTGGTCTGATGATATCGTCACAACTTATTTAGACAAAGATACTTTAGTACCGGCGATAGGACAAGGCGCTTTAGGTATTGAATGTCGTGCTGACGATACAGAATTGTTAGACCTTTTAGCTAAAGTACACAATGAAGAAGTAGCTAATTGTGTTGCGGCAGAGCGCACATTTTTAAAAGAAATGAATGGTAGTTGCCAAGTTCCAATTGGTGGGTATGCTACAATTGAACAAGACGGCACGATTGAATTTACAGGTTTAATCATGACACCAGATGGTTCTGAAAGATATGAACACACAGTGCATGGTAAAGATCCCGTTGCATTAGGTAAGCAAGTAAGTGAAGTGTTGAACGAGCAAGGGGCATACGAAATTATTAAGGCATTAAACGAAGAAAATTAACCTTTTGAGGTGAAAATATGAAACCAGTTATTGTGATGACGCAAACGAGTAATTATACGAATGATAAGGTTGATACTATCCATTTACCGATGATTAAAATTGAACCTATGTCATTTGATTACTCTATTCTCGATTCACATTTTGACTGGCTTATTTTTTCGTCTAAAAATGCAGTTACACATTTTTATAAACATATAGATGCTATACAAGTCGATAACGTTGCAGTAATAGGTGAGAAAACCAAAGCGTATTGTCAGCAATTAGGTATACACGTAGACTATTGTCCTGAAGATTATTCACAAGAAGGTTTGTTAACATATTTCCAAAACATCAGAGGCTTAAATATTATTATCCCTTCAAGTGCATACGCACGACCTAATTTACACACTGAATTAAATGAACGAGGCGCACATGTCGTCAAAATAGATTTATATCGACCGGTACCTTTCACCGAAAATATTTATAAATTGCAACAGTTAATAAATGGTGAAAAAATAGATGCCGTAACGTTTGCGAGTTCTTCCGCAATAAGGTATTTTTTTAATGAAGCAAAAATTAATAACTCAAAAAATAACTATTTTGTGATAGGACGACAAACATTTAAAACGATTGAACAATTTGGAATCAATGCGCCCATTGCGGACATTCAAACGTTGGACGCATTAGTAGATAAAGTATTAGAAAGTAGGGAGTAAAATGGAATTTGATAGACATAGAAGATTACGCTCATCAAAAACTATGAGAAATTTAGTCAGTGAAACACATGTGAGAAAAGATGATTTAATATATCCAATCTTTGTTGTAGAACGTGATGATGTTAAGGAAGAAATCCCATCAATGCCAGGCGTTTATCAATTAAGTTTGAATTTAGTTGGCGAAGAAATAAAAGCAGCATATGACTTAGGCGTTAGAGCGATTATGTTCTTCGGTGTTCCTAATGAAAAAGATGCTGAAGGTACAGGTGCTTATGACCATAATGGAATTGTACAAGAAGCTACTAGAAAAGCTAAATCTATGTACAGTGATTTATTAATCGTAGCTGATACTTGTTTATGTGAATACACTGATCATGGTCATTGTGGTGTGATTAATGAACATACACATGATGTCGATAATGATGAATCGCTTCCTTTATTAGTTAAAACTGCTATTTCTCAAGTAGAAGCAGGCGCAGATATTATTGCACCTAGTAATATGATGGATGGGTTTGTTACAGCAATTAGACATGGTCTTGATGAAGCTGGTTATGAAAATGTACCTATTATGAGTTACGGTATTAAATATGCATCTAGTTTCTTCGGCCCATTCCGAGATGCTGCAGAATCTACACCACAATTTGGTGATCGTAAAACGTATCAAATGGACCCTGCAAACAGACGTGAGGCATTAAGAGAATTAGACAGTGATTTAGCTGAGGGTGCAGATATGATGATAGTAAAACCATCATTAAGCTTTTTAGATATTATTCGCGATGTACGAAATGCAACAAACGTACCAGTTGTTGCATATAATGTAAGTGGTGAATATAGTATGACTAAAGCAGCTGCCTTAAACGGATGGATAGACGAAAAAGCAGTAGTAATGGAACAAATGATTTCAATGAAGCGTGCTGGCGCGGATCTAATCATTACTTACTTTGCAAAAGATATTTGCCGTTATTTAGATGAACAATAAGGAGGAATTTTAATGCGTTACGAAAAATCCGAACAAGCAATGGACATTGCAAAAGATTTAATGCCTGGTGGCGTTAATAGCCCGGTTAGAGCTTTTAAATCTGTTGATACGCCTGCCATATTTATGGACCATGGTGAAGGTTCAAAAATATATGATATAGACGGAAATGAGTATATTGATTATGTATTAAGTTGGGGACCTTTAATTTTAGGACATAAAAATAAGCAAGTTATCGATCAATTACACGCTGCTGTGGATAAGGGTACGAGTTTTGGTGCTTCTACAATAAAAGAAAATGACTTAGCGCAACTTGTTATTGATAGAGTGCCTTCTATTGAAAAAGTAAGAATGGTTTCATCAGGTACTGAAGCTACGCTTGACACTTTAAGATTAGCACGTGGTTACACTGGTCGTAATAAAATAGTTAAGTTTGAAGGTTGTTATCATGGCCATAGTGATTCATTATTAATCAAAGCAGGCTCTGGAGTGGCTACTTTAGGTTTGCCTGATTCTCCTGGGGTACCTGAAGGCACTGCTAAAAATACGATTACAGTACCTTATAATGACTTAGATGCAATACGTACAGCTTTCGAACAATTTGGCGATGACATTGCAGGTGTAATTGTAGAACCTGTTGCGGGTAACATGGGTGTAGTACCTCCACAAGAAGGCTTTTTACAAGGTTTAAGAGACATTACGACTGAATATGGCTCACTATTAATTTTTGATGAAGTGATGACAGGTTTCAGAGTAGGTTATAATTGTGCACAAGGTTACTTTAATGTAACACCTGATTTAACTTGCTTAGGTAAAGTTATTGGTGGCGGTTTACCAGTAGGTGCTTTCGGTGGTAAAAAAGAAATTATGAATCAAATAGCCCCAGCAGGTGATATTTATCAAGCTGGTACATTATCTGGAAATCCATTAGCAATGACAAGTGGTTATGAAACATTAAGTCAATTAACGCCGGAATCTTATGATTACTTTAATCATCTAGGCGATATATTAGAAAATGGATTAAAAGAAGTTTTTGCTAAACATAATGTTCCAATAACAGTTAATCGTGCAGGATCTATGATTGGTTACTTCTTAAACGAAGGCCCAGTTACAAACTTTGATGAAGCAAATGCAAGTGACTTAGAGTTATTTAGTCAGATGTATAGAGAAATGGCTAACGAAGGCGTGTTCTTACCACCTTCACAATTTGAAGGTACATTTTTATCTCTTGCACATACTGAAGAAGATATTAATAAAACAGTGCAAGCTTTTGATACCGCACTAAGTAGAATTGTTTAAATATAATAACTAAGTATCCATATAGTAGAAGTACTATTTGGATGCTTTTATTATAAAATATTTTAAGCTATTTTATGAATCTCATAGTATGATACAATCAACTTAATCGATTGAAAATTACGGTATTACAATGAAAGTTGAGAAGAGATATGACAAAGTATTTTCGTAATAATCTCATAGTTTTAGCTTTAGCGATTATATTGAGTTTGTTGTTACACGTAGCACATGTGTTATTGCCATTTATGTTTGGTCCAATTATAGCAACTATTATCGTCGTTAAAATATTACGTTTAGAAATAAAATGGCCTTTTTGGCTTAGCGAACTCGGCCTAATTTTATTAGGGGTTCAAATAGGTTCCACTTTTACTAAAAGTGTTATTTATGACATTAAAGATGATTGGTTTACTATTATTTTAGTAACAGTTTTATTATTATTACTGTCATTATTAATTGCCTTATTATTTAAAAAAATAGCGCAGGTCAATACAGAAACTGCCATATTAAGCGTCATTCCGGGTGCTTTAAGTCAAATGTTAGTCATGGCTGAAGAAGATAAAAAAGCGAATATTATGGTTGTAAGTCTAACACAGACTTCTCGAATTATATTTGTTGTTGTATTAGTGCCATTTATTTCTTATTTCTTTAAAACGCCAGGAGGCAGTCATTCTAGTGGGACTGAAGTACATCATAACTTAACGCAAGCGTTGACTTTGACTAACATACTTACGTTGATTATTTTAATTGCCTTAGTTTATTATGTAATGGGAAAAATCAATTTTCCAACAAAGCAAATGTTAGCACCTATTGTCGTTTTAATTGGATGGAATTTAATTACAGGTGTAACTTTTACGTTAGATAATTATATTATTGCAGGGGCACAAATCATCTATATGATAAGAATTGGTAATCAAATAGCGAAATTATTAGACCAAATGAAAGGGCGAATAGCGGTCGCAATAGCAGTACAAAATGTGCTATTAATATTGCTCGCACTTGTAATGGTTTATG
This region includes:
- a CDS encoding uroporphyrinogen-III synthase, which produces MKPVIVMTQTSNYTNDKVDTIHLPMIKIEPMSFDYSILDSHFDWLIFSSKNAVTHFYKHIDAIQVDNVAVIGEKTKAYCQQLGIHVDYCPEDYSQEGLLTYFQNIRGLNIIIPSSAYARPNLHTELNERGAHVVKIDLYRPVPFTENIYKLQQLINGEKIDAVTFASSSAIRYFFNEAKINNSKNNYFVIGRQTFKTIEQFGINAPIADIQTLDALVDKVLESRE
- the hemL gene encoding glutamate-1-semialdehyde 2,1-aminomutase is translated as MRYEKSEQAMDIAKDLMPGGVNSPVRAFKSVDTPAIFMDHGEGSKIYDIDGNEYIDYVLSWGPLILGHKNKQVIDQLHAAVDKGTSFGASTIKENDLAQLVIDRVPSIEKVRMVSSGTEATLDTLRLARGYTGRNKIVKFEGCYHGHSDSLLIKAGSGVATLGLPDSPGVPEGTAKNTITVPYNDLDAIRTAFEQFGDDIAGVIVEPVAGNMGVVPPQEGFLQGLRDITTEYGSLLIFDEVMTGFRVGYNCAQGYFNVTPDLTCLGKVIGGGLPVGAFGGKKEIMNQIAPAGDIYQAGTLSGNPLAMTSGYETLSQLTPESYDYFNHLGDILENGLKEVFAKHNVPITVNRAGSMIGYFLNEGPVTNFDEANASDLELFSQMYREMANEGVFLPPSQFEGTFLSLAHTEEDINKTVQAFDTALSRIV
- the hemC gene encoding hydroxymethylbilane synthase, giving the protein MRKLVVGSRRSKLALTQSQQFIDKLKAVNPDLEIEIKEIVTKGDKIVDRQLSKVGGKGLFVKEIQQELFDHEIDMAIHSLKDVPSVIPEGLTLGCIPDREIPFDAYIAKNHVTLEDLPDGSIVGTSSLRRGAQILAKYPNLEIKWIRGNIDTRLNKLYNEDYDAIILAAAGLKRMGWSDDIVTTYLDKDTLVPAIGQGALGIECRADDTELLDLLAKVHNEEVANCVAAERTFLKEMNGSCQVPIGGYATIEQDGTIEFTGLIMTPDGSERYEHTVHGKDPVALGKQVSEVLNEQGAYEIIKALNEEN
- the ccsA gene encoding cytochrome c biogenesis protein codes for the protein MQDSLFIRFHEIILFIYFVSISCYFYDFFRKNFKIRRLGFISLGIVWVLQTISLSLFINQTRSVPLSNIFDVLFIITWLIISISIVINVIRPIDFSIFLFNLVGFVLIALNTFQPMNYLAKGEKMTVINELLIVHISFATVSYALFTLAFVNCILYLIQYNNLKQKRFTQKYFRLGSVATLEQIVFYSSLVGFILLILSLILGAQWGLNTIGFTTLIDKKVIFSFIIAILYALYILFRVKQLQSKHKLIYFNIVLFCLCIINLLFGPSISSFH
- the hemB gene encoding porphobilinogen synthase translates to MEFDRHRRLRSSKTMRNLVSETHVRKDDLIYPIFVVERDDVKEEIPSMPGVYQLSLNLVGEEIKAAYDLGVRAIMFFGVPNEKDAEGTGAYDHNGIVQEATRKAKSMYSDLLIVADTCLCEYTDHGHCGVINEHTHDVDNDESLPLLVKTAISQVEAGADIIAPSNMMDGFVTAIRHGLDEAGYENVPIMSYGIKYASSFFGPFRDAAESTPQFGDRKTYQMDPANRREALRELDSDLAEGADMMIVKPSLSFLDIIRDVRNATNVPVVAYNVSGEYSMTKAAALNGWIDEKAVVMEQMISMKRAGADLIITYFAKDICRYLDEQ
- a CDS encoding AbrB family transcriptional regulator, giving the protein MTKYFRNNLIVLALAIILSLLLHVAHVLLPFMFGPIIATIIVVKILRLEIKWPFWLSELGLILLGVQIGSTFTKSVIYDIKDDWFTIILVTVLLLLLSLLIALLFKKIAQVNTETAILSVIPGALSQMLVMAEEDKKANIMVVSLTQTSRIIFVVVLVPFISYFFKTPGGSHSSGTEVHHNLTQALTLTNILTLIILIALVYYVMGKINFPTKQMLAPIVVLIGWNLITGVTFTLDNYIIAGAQIIYMIRIGNQIAKLLDQMKGRIAVAIAVQNVLLILLALVMVYVISLFTNNMINDLFLGAAPGGMNQIVLVAIETGADVPMISSYHIFRIFFILFLIAPLLNYYLRYRASKNQG